In the Diospyros lotus cultivar Yz01 chromosome 13, ASM1463336v1, whole genome shotgun sequence genome, ATTCATTATGATGTGTGGGGTCCATCTCCTAAATCTACTGTGTCTGGTGTTCGATGGTTTGCGATTTTTGTGGATGATTGCACTCGGATACATGGTTATATCtgatgaaaaataaagatgaagtttttcctattttttgctCATTTCATGAGATGGTTAAAAGTTAAAACCCAGTTCTCTGCTACGATTCGCATACTTCGCTCTGATAATGGTGGAGAGTATGTGAATCGAGAATTCAACAAATATTTCACCCACCATGGCTTACTTCATGAAACCTCCTGTCCTCAGACATCGCAACAGAATGGAATTGTCGAGAGGAAAAATCAACATATTTTGGAGACTGCTCGCGCTCTTCCCCTTGGTGCTAGTGTCCCTACTCAGTTTTGGGCCGATGCTGTCTCTACAGCAGTTCACCTTATTAACCAAATGCCATCTAAGGCTCTTAAGCTTCAAACTCCTCTCCAAACTCTATCCACGACCATTACTCTACCTACGGCCTTAATCTTCCGCCTCGAGTCTTTGGTTGCATCGCTTTTGTTCACCTACACTACACAAGAATCACCGCACCAAACTTGATCCTTATGCCGTTCGACGCTTGTTTCTGGGATATGGTCCACACCAAAAAGGATACCGGTGCTATGATCTGACTACCCGTCGTACCTATGTGACGATGGACGTCACTTTCTTAGAATCGGagtatttttttccttctgCCAACCCCACTTCTACTCTTCAGGGGGAGTCTAGGAATGAAGAGTTGAACTGGTTGAGATTTGATTGGCCGGAATTTGATTGGACAACAAGCCCTATACCTGAGGAGACTAGTGAAGAAACTAGTGAGAAGCATGAAGAGAAGCAACATACCACTGAAGCAGAAGTAGTACCCTCTCCTCGTCCCACAGTATCCACAGACCCAACTCCTGAGAATACTTCTGAATTAAGCTCCCCGAACTCTCCAAGTACACCTCTAGTTGCTAACGATACTCCTGTGGGCTATGAGTTGCCATACAGGCACAACTGAGGTAAGCCTCCGGACAGATACTCTCTTGACTTTGAAGGCCAGGGGTCGAAATACCCAATTGCCAACTATATATCTACGAAAAGGCTTCCTGAACCTCTCAAGGCTTTCACAGACGAACTCTCCTCATGTCAAATTCCTACAAATGTTGAAGAAGGAATGAAAGATCCTAAATGGGTCCAGGCTatgaaggaagagatggaaGCGCTATTGAAAAATAAGACGTGGGTCCTCGTTACTTTACCTGAAGGACAGAAGACAGTAGAGTGCAAGTGGGTgttttcaattaaatataaGGCAGATGAAACAGTTGAGCGTTACAAGGCGAGACTTGTAGCAAAGGGATTCACGCAGACATACGGAGTTGACTATCAGGAGACCTTCTCACCTGTAGCCAAATTAAACACGGTAAGAGTACTGCTATCGCTTGTAGCAAACCTTGATTGGCCATTACATTAGTTCAATGTGAAGAATGCTTTCCTACATGGtgatcttgaagaagaaatttatatggatATTCCCTCAGGATATGTAGCCAACACAAAAGGCAATGTTGTTTGCAAGTTACAAAGAACTTTATACGGCCTAAAACAATCGTCTCGAGCTTGGTTTGGGAGACTCAGTACAACAATGAGAAAGTATGGGTTCCAGCAAAGTAACTCTGATCACACCTTATTCTTGAAACATAGACAGGGCAAAGTGACTGCTTTAatagtctatgtagatgatatgatCCTCACAGGAGACAATTCAGAGGAAATAGTGAAACTTCAAGAGCAGTTGGTgtctgaatttgaaatgaagaaCCTAGGAGGACTCAAATACTTTCTGGGAATTGAAGTCGCTAGATCAAAGCAAGGTATATTTCTATCTCAGAGAAAATATATTCTAGACCTTCTAACAGAGGTTGGATTACTAGATTGTAAGCCTGCAGATACGCCAATAATCCCAAATCACAAACTTGGAGAATATCCCAACCAAGTACTGACGGACAAAAGAAGATACCAAAGACTAGTAGGAAAGCTTATTTATCTCTCTCACACGCGGCCCgacattgcatatgcagtaAGTGTGgtaagccaatttatgcactGTCCAAGTGAGGATCATATAAGCGTTGTCATACAGATTTTAAGATACTTGAAGTCCTCCCCAGGAAAGTGGCTCATGTTCTCAAAGAACAACCACTTAAGAGTAAAAGGGTATACAGACGCAAATTGGGCAAGGAGCACCATGGATAGGAAATCCACCTCGGGCTACTTCAACTTTATTGGAGGGAACTTTGTtacttggagaagtaagaaacaaaaagtAGTCGCACTATCTAGTGTTGAAGCTGAGTTTCGTGGTATGACTAAGGGGCTATGTGAATTACTGTGGCTTAGAAGACTGTTAACGGAAATTGGCTTCATCCCAACTCCGAGATGAATATGTTTTGTGACAATAAGGCAGCAATTGACATCTCCCATAATCCCTTTCAGAATGATCGGACGAAGTATGTGGAGGTAGATCAACACTTCATCAAAGAACATCTTGATGCAAAGATCATTCGGTTCCCTTTGTGAAGTCTAAAGACCAACTAGCAGATATCCTTACGAAAGCAGTATATAGTAAAATATTCTACAACTCACTAGACAAGTTGGGACTCATCGATATATACGtaccaacttgagggggagtattggTGTGAGTTATTCTTGAGTTATTGAAGAGATATCACAGGCTGAAATCATGTACTGTAATCCGTCAATCATAGGGTCACCGTGGATCCACAATTACAGCCTCAATACTTGTAGTTTTTGTATAGGCTAGCtctgcacacacacatatatatatatatctactcTAACTCTGTAATAGAATAGAAGAGAATGAAATATATGATTTGATCTCTTACCAACAGTTTTGacgttttcaaaatatttcatactttgaaatgtcaataaatattaaaaaatattttcatgccaTTTCTGTTTAGCGTAGtctcataatattaaaaaatattatatatgtatttatgtttcATGATCACCTTAAAAGACGAAAATAATACCTTCTCTGTTGTCCCAACAATCGCGTCTCTCCCTGACAATCGTGTTAGAGACGAaaataacttatatttatgtttaatttatgtttatatttaattaaataattattttttaatttttatattaaattttaaaaaagagaaaaaaaaaactcctatatttttttcatttgcatgttttctcacatttttattaaaaatgtcatttttttcattttcatttgttatCATATTCGTTTTACATTTTTGCTTCGGTGGAAGGATAAATctatgagagagggagaggaggaACCTGGTCCCCATCAATGGGGAGCTCGCCGTCACCAAGGCGAAGATCCAGAGCCTTGACTCCGCCGGAATTTGGTAGCTCGAAGAACTCgggaaggaggaggagaaggggTTTCGACCAAAAAGGGGAGTTGGAGAACGCCGAGGAGGAGATAGCGGAAAAAGTAGCAACTAAAGCTGCTCTTCTGCTCGTCCACGGCGATGGCAGTGACAATTTCGGTGAAGAACTTGCAGCAGACACTTCGATGTTACGGGCTAGGGTTAGGTCTAGAGTTTGGGAACGGAAAGGAAGAAAGCTGAGGCGAGAGGAAACTGATAAACTGCAACCGCTGCTGCACTGACCCTTCATATTCTCATCCTCAGACTACATGCGTTCCGCCTGCCtctcagatatatatatatatatatatatgtgaccGTTCCAAGCATAGATAGGATAGTAAATTGCAATGAGCACCCTCAAGTTTTGACTTAATTGCAGCGACATTTTTGCCCTTTTAGCAGTTAAAGAAATATGCTAGAATGTCTTTTCTACCCTTCTCGTCTCAATTCCTCTGTCCTCtgttttaaaaaacaaaagac is a window encoding:
- the LOC127788311 gene encoding peptidyl-prolyl cis-trans isomerase FKBP17-1, chloroplastic isoform X4 — encoded protein: MKGQCSSGCSLSVSSRLSFLPFRSQTLDLTLARNIEVSAASSSPKLSLPSPWTSRRAALVATFSAISSSAFSNSPFWSKPLLLLLPEFFELPNSGGVKALDLRLGDGELPIDGDQVAIHYYGRLAAKQGWRFDSTYDHKDETGEPIPFTFILGSGKVIQGVEAAVRSMKVHGQRRVIIPPSQGYQNTSQEPIPPNV
- the LOC127788311 gene encoding peptidyl-prolyl cis-trans isomerase FKBP17-1, chloroplastic isoform X3 translates to MKGQCSSGCSLSVSSRLSFLPFRSQTLDLTLARNIEVSAASSSPKLSLPSPWTSRRAALVATFSAISSSAFSNSPFWSKPLLLLLPEFFELPNSGGVKALDLRLGDGELPIDGDQVAIHYYGRLAAKQGWRFDSTYDHKDETGEPIPFTFILGSGKVIQGVEAAVRSMKVHGQRRVIIPPSQGYQNTSQEPIPPNIMVCKFQVLNLIAPTPSTN